The genomic DNA TGCACTTACAAAAATTATATTCTCATTAAGACTAAAAATGTTTTTAATTTGCTCTTTTGTTAATAAATCTTCTTTATTTACAACGATTATATAATTTTTATTTTTTATTTTATTTAAAATCTCTTTATTTATATTTTCATTATTTACAACAAACAAAATTAAATCAGCATAATCAATATTGTTAAGACTTTTTTGAATTCCTATTTTTTCTATCGGATCTTTAGTTTTTCTTATTCCCGCTGTATCGATTAAGTTTAAACTAAAGTTCTCAAAGTTAATTTGACCTTCAACAAAATCTCTTGTTGTACCTTCAATGTCCGTTACAATTGCTTTTTCTTCATTCAACAAAGCATTTAGCAAAGAAGATTTGCCAACATTAGGTTCTCCAATTATCAAAGTCTTAATTCCGTCATTAACTTTTATAGCTCTTTTACTATTTTCAATAATGTTTGTAAAACAATCTTTTATTTTTTTTAGAGTTATTAAAATTTCTTCAGGTGTTGATCCTTCAATATCATCATAATCGGGATAATCGATTGAAGTTTGGATTCTGCTTATAACATCAATGATTTGATCTTTTATTTTTAAAATTTTTTTATCTTTAATTCCACTAACTCCAAGCGCACTAATTTTTAAAGCTAATTCATTTTTAGACTCTATTAAATTATTGATTGATTCAGATTGCAATAAGTTAATCTTTCCGTTTAAAAAAGCTCTTTGAGAAAATTCTCCTTTTTGAGCCGCTCTTGCTCCATTTTTAATTAATAAATTTATTATTTTATTACAGACAAGAACTCCACCATGACAATTTATTTCTACAACATTTTCCCCTGTAAAAGACTTAGAATTTGCAAAAGTTATAAAAAGCGCTTCATCAATCATTTGATTATTATCATATATTTTTCTGAGTTGTTGAGCATTAGAAATATCCAAATCTTTTTTTAAAATTTTATTTACAATATTAAAAGCGTCTCTTCCAGATAATCTTATTATTGAGATTGCTTGCTTTGATACTTTAGTTGCTGGCGCAATAATTGTATCATCTAAAAATATTCTCATATACTCACCTCTTTGCCATTATATCAAAATAAAAAGGTAGATTATTTAGCTACCTTAAAAGATATTTTTATAATTTTACCAGCACTTGTATCAACTGATTTTCAAGTTATATTATTATAACCTAAAAAAACTTTATATAACTTTTCTCTTTTATTTTTTGAAATAGGAAGAGAAAACTGTGTTTCTTTAGTAGTTAAACAATTTCTTATTAGATTTTTTAGATATCTTTCATCTACAACACTGTTTCCTTTGTATAGTTGATAATAGTCTGCTAAAACTATATTAACTGTCATATTGAAACTATTTTTAATGATAAGATTTATTAATCTTTCAATTTTGTTTTTATCAACAATATTAATCGGTTTTTCACACCTTATAAAAACAAAATTGCTATTTGTTTTTTTGTTATAAGCAATTGCAAAAACTTTAATATTAAAACTCTCTTCAACTAGTTCTTTTAAAAACATAAAAATTTTACTTCTTATTGAATTTGATAAAAATAAAATCATTTCATTTGATTTATTTTTGTAAGCAAACTTAACTTGTTGTTTACGTTTTTCAAAGAAATGATAAAATTTTTTATTATTTATTTTTAGCAATGTTTTT from Spiroplasma tabanidicola includes the following:
- the mnmE gene encoding tRNA uridine-5-carboxymethylaminomethyl(34) synthesis GTPase MnmE, encoding MFLDDTIIAPATKVSKQAISIIRLSGRDAFNIVNKILKKDLDISNAQQLRKIYDNNQMIDEALFITFANSKSFTGENVVEINCHGGVLVCNKIINLLIKNGARAAQKGEFSQRAFLNGKINLLQSESINNLIESKNELALKISALGVSGIKDKKILKIKDQIIDVISRIQTSIDYPDYDDIEGSTPEEILITLKKIKDCFTNIIENSKRAIKVNDGIKTLIIGEPNVGKSSLLNALLNEEKAIVTDIEGTTRDFVEGQINFENFSLNLIDTAGIRKTKDPIEKIGIQKSLNNIDYADLILFVVNNENINKEILNKIKNKNYIIVVNKEDLLTKEQIKNIFSLNENIIFVSAINNQITNLTNRLKEMWDNEDLLNSDLPILTSIESIANLERALNLTNTSIENLEIGFDFDIVNVDLYKTLEIINNLLGIIDMDEEVIDNIFRKYCLGK